GCGGGGCACCGACCAGTCTGCCGAGACGACGCTCTCGACCTCCAGCAAGCCTGGCTGGTCGATGACCGCGAGCAGGTCCTTGGACGAGCGCGCGACGCCCAGCGCCGAGAGAGCGGTGGAGTGGGTCGAGGCGGCGCACGCGGTGAACAGAGAGCAGGCGAGGAGAACCGAAGAAAGCTTCCACATGAACGACCTCCGTTGCTTTCGAACGGTTCCTACGTTACCCATCCGATTCTGCATGAAAATGCCTGTTTCGGCATGGAGTCATTCGAGAATGGATATCCCGTGGGACGACGTCCAGCTCTTCCTGGCGATCGCCGAGACCCACAGCATCAGCTCGGCGGCGAAGCGGCTCCGGCTGGGACAGCCCACGGTCAGCCGCCGTCTCGCTCAGCTCGAATACGCGCTCGGCTACGCACTCTTCCGGCGTGACGTCACCGGCACCTCGCTCACCACCGAAGGCGAGCGCCTCCTCCTCCCCGCGCAACGAATGGCCGAGTGGGCGGGCGAGATCGCGCGTGCCGCCTCCTCCACCGAACGCACGCCTTCGGGCAAGGTTCGGATCGCCGCCGCGCCCGGCGTGGGTGTCGACTTCCTCGCGCCGTTCGCCGCCTGGGTGCGCGACAGGTACCCCAAGCTCCGCATCGAGGTGCTGACGTCGTATCACTACCTCGACCTCGCCCGCGGCGAGGCCGATCTCGCTTTGCGCATGCGCCCGTCGGCCTCCGACGATCTCACCACGGTCACGTCGTTCGAGCACGCGAACGCCGCCTTTGCGACGCCCGGCTACATCAAGACGCTGAAGAAGGGCTACGGCATCGCGGACGTCGGCTGGATCTGCTGGGCTCCGCCGTACCAGGATCTGGCGCCCAACCCGCAGCTCGAGGCGCTGATCCCGAACTTCGTCCCCTCGTTCACCTCCGACAACTTTCTCGTACAGTGGCGCGCGGCGGAGTCCGGCATGGGCGCGTTCATCATGGGAAACGTCAAGCATCGCTTCGCAGCGCCCTCGGCGCTCGTGCCGCTCGACCTCGATCTCGGACCGTACTCCCGCTCGACCCTTCACCTCGTCTGCGCGAAGAGCGCACTCGACATCCCGCGGGTACGGACCGTGGCCGACCTGCTCGCAGCCGAGTTGAACCGGGCGAAGAAGC
The Vulgatibacter incomptus DNA segment above includes these coding regions:
- a CDS encoding LysR family transcriptional regulator; protein product: MDIPWDDVQLFLAIAETHSISSAAKRLRLGQPTVSRRLAQLEYALGYALFRRDVTGTSLTTEGERLLLPAQRMAEWAGEIARAASSTERTPSGKVRIAAAPGVGVDFLAPFAAWVRDRYPKLRIEVLTSYHYLDLARGEADLALRMRPSASDDLTTVTSFEHANAAFATPGYIKTLKKGYGIADVGWICWAPPYQDLAPNPQLEALIPNFVPSFTSDNFLVQWRAAESGMGAFIMGNVKHRFAAPSALVPLDLDLGPYSRSTLHLVCAKSALDIPRVRTVADLLAAELNRAKKR